CGCCTGCGAGATGCCGCTCAACAGTCGCATCCACCAAAACTCGAGAAgagaaggagcagcagcagcagcagaagacgaATGGCTGCACCGTGGTAGAGGCTGCGCCGGTTGAACTCATCAGCCAGTCTAGAAAAGCTACCAAAGCTCCGCTGAGTAAAACCCACATCGACTTCGAAAACACACAGGAAGCCTATAAGAGCAAAGGTAATATTGAGCTGCTCCGGAGTCTGTTGGTCTTCAAGCTGTGTACGTTTGACATCCTGGTTGACAAGAACAAAGAGGTGAGTTGACGGGACTGATCGGCCCGATAACGCATCCTCTGTTAACCCTACACACACGTGCGTTCAGATCAGCACCAAGCCGGTGCACCGCTTTACCAAAGCTCAATGAACTCTCCGCGTTGGCGCGCTATGAATGTGTTTCCGCTTTTGACTCGCCgaggtgaaaatgaaaaaggggCTGTAAACCACTCAGGCAGAGTAacctgttgtttttcttgtccCTGTCATGTTTTCAGCTGATGGATCTGAGCAGGAAGCTGCTTGGACAGTGGATGTTTGAGAAGCTGATGAAGATGACCTTCTATGGGCAGTTTGTGGCAGGGGAAGACCACAACTCCATCAAACCGTTAATTCGGAAAAATGAGGCCTTTGGTGTGGGGGCAGTTTTGGACTACAGCGTGGAAGAAGACCTGACACAAGAGGAAGCGGAGAAGAAGGAGATGGAGTGAGTAGCAAATACACACGTAGGCTGATTTCTCCTTAAGGAATGTGGTGCGCACAACTTGCAAATGCCAtataagataagagataagataaaccttgatatatgtgtgtgtcagatGAGATTTAGTGAGCTGCATACCCAGGATTGTTCAGCTCACTAAATCCATAAAAGCCAGCTGAGTCAAGTTTATTTTGTATGGCACAACATCACATGGTGTCATCACAAGTGTGTAACTGCACCACATCATAAAAACCCAGAGAAATCAGAAAACTGTGGAAGAGAGGTCCTCTCCATTACTTGTCTCCATGTGTGGCTGTAATAGGAGCCGCACACTAGAAGAGCAGCTCCaggactgaaaaaaatcacagtaatgGATATTTTAGCAGTGTTAGTACAACAAGTTCATTAAAAGACTGAGAAACTGTAGTACGTGTATTACCTGATTTGTATTGATATCTTTAATTGTGAATTAAATGAGTAATTTGACTGTTAGTTTCCACAGAAGTATTTAGGTCTATGTCTCCATGCATATAGCTCATGTTTTAGAGCCTCTCCTCTCATTTTGCCTCTTCTCTTCGGCACATTAACTAACCATATGCACatatgaaaaaatgtagttgtgaTATTTGAAATGCTCTTGGTTAACCATTGCCTGTGTCTCTGTACTAAGTTGTCCCTCTGGAAATTATCACTTAAGTTCAAGTTATGTGTCCTACTTGAGTGTCAAAACTATTCCTCTGGGCTGCACTTTGATATCAGTGTCCTCTTATCTTATCACCTCACAGACGGCTTCTGTTAGGCTTTTTATCAAAGCAGTGCCAGTCATAACATGTAATGCTTTATAATCAAAACCTAATTTGTTTGTGTTATTCTCAGGCAGTTCAACAGTGCTTGTCCTCTATTGGCTCGCTAAGACAGGCCTCCCTGCTCTGATTGGTTGAGCCAGTTTTTCAGAGATGGGATGGGCATCATTGAAAGGCCTCATGGGTTGCCATGAGAGTTGCTTTCAGGAGGCACATTGAGGCACACTAGCAAGTGTTACACGATATTCTGTGATTTAAAATACCCACAGTGCTCTACTTAGGACTAtcccaacacacacaaacagacacaggaGGAACTAAACTGCTTTTTCTGATAAAGACCAATGATGCCTCATCATGCTAACTAACAGATGCTAACACTAAGGATATTTcctctgtactttttttttttttacaagttctaaaaaaaaatctgttagttaatttaaaaaatcaatcaaaaatctagttttgatttttattttggttaactaaaatgttctttcaaatcaagttttagtttttagtttagttttagttcaccTTGGCTATTTGCCTTTGTTCCCCAATGCGTCTCTCACGTCGCAACATAACTTGAAAAGCAGGTCATTGTCACGGTTGCATAAGATTTCATTGTGACTGTTAAAAGAAcgaaacagtgctttttatcaTCATGTCATCtgtctttttaaacttttcagACTTTCTGCTATTCATTGTCTTATTACTGTTAGTATGCTGTGTTATAAAAGTTGCTATTGATCTgactgaaagaaacaaagatgaGACAAATTTTCTGttgccttattttttttttactgttctaatgacatttttttttttttttacagttcatGTGTTTCTGAGGCAGAGAAAGAAAGTCCAGGTATGTGtgtcagtaaaaaacaaaactaacaaactttattttattttttattttattttgcatacGTCTCTGACTAAAGAACTGCCGTGGAGTAAGCTGACAAGGCTGAGCTGCTGACTAGTCAGCTGCTTCAGCTGTTCGGTGGTTTAGTATGCATAGTTATGCATCCACGTAGTCTAGTCAGGATGTTACTGGTTATAACTGGATCTTGTGGGGGCTGAAATGTCAAGTTCAACAGACACTGCGGGGTGAAGCTGGGTAGTGTTTAAGGGGTTgatatttaatgtgtttgtgtatcaTTTACCTGTTGGCAATCACTCTGAGACAAACTTATTTTATACTTACTTCAAATCAGTCTTTGTGGGAGctgaattaaaagtgctaatgTGTTACATGCACATTGATTTGCAACCAGAGTGGCtagttttaaatgaataaagtaAAGCTTGTTTTTGATATCTATTGTGCTCTCAGTAATTGtaacaaacttaaaaaaatgccCCCCTTTAGGATGGAATTCCTTCTGATGAAAATCCATTCACGTTGTAGGATAAATGATAGCAGTAAAACTGCTCCTCTTAAATCAAATGCGATCAGTTAAGGCAGCATTATAGCCATCGTGTTACTTCAGGGCTCTCGGATTCGTCGGAGCTCTCCAATGACCATCCCGGATTTTCCACTGCCTCCTTTTCCTCCCTCGGTtttcacaaacacatttgtCTCTATTACAGTTACATCATCTGCaaagcttaaaaataaaacacacgcACCTCCAGGATTTTATGCAAGAGGTATCTTGCATGCTATCTAGGTCCCGAATAAAGCTGACTTCTTTGGGGGCAGTCACTGATGCAAGAGTAAAGAAATCATGATTTCTAATTTCTAATCTTCTGgtcaatattatttttatatgtaagtatgtgtgtgtgttagaattACATTGTCTAGCCCTATGAGTAGTTCAAATTcctaattaaatatttattggtAACTTGAAcaaatttatcattttattaaggcattttttaaaatacatatagTTGTTATTAATTGTTGCATGTGTGACGATGTTCATGCAAACTTTCGTTCAGATTGGGCCACCTGTTAAGGAAGAGCTTGGGTACATACAGGCATTATGAGCAAGGGAAATGGTTATTGGTTATTGGTCAGCCAGGTTTTCAGAATCTATTTCACAAATTTTTTAGCAAGTTATCAAGAAGACACCACTTTTCTCTGCACTGCATTCTCTATATCTGTGATGCTCCACTGCTACATGTGCTCCACACATGAgctatataataataacaacaatccTAAATTCCCTCAAAAATCTTGTTCTTATTTGCACATATAGGACAAAATATGCACTGGATACCTTTGATAGACCATTATAGTTGCATAGTAATGATGTGTTGTTTAGGCTCTAAATCTCCTTTGTATGTGAATTGATTATTAATCGTCGGGATATCAAAATCTTGGTGaacttgagggttttttttcatgcaaCAAGCCACTAAAGTTGCGTCTCACTTCAGGTGCGGATCATCGTGAGAAGAAGTACAAGGCCCATCGTCAGTTTGGAGACAGGCGCGGGGGAGTTATCAGTGCACGAACTTACTTCTATGCAGATGAGGCCAAATGTGATATGCAAATGGAGACATTCATAAACTGCATTAAAGCTTCTGGTAAGTAGTACAACTGCTGGTCAAGCACAGTTTGGGTTCATTTTAATAGTGTAAAACATAAATACTTAAAAAGTAATTTAACGAAgtagattatttatttaaagaaaaaaatctaataaaaaaaaagtgacatgaGGTTTGTTGTTTCCTCTCAGGTGGAGCTTCTAATGATGGATTTTCTGCTATCAAAATGACTGCACTGGGTCGTCCACAGTTCCTTGTAAGATTAacgtttttcattcattcattgttaACTGAAACGTAGTGTCGCAGGGTTTAGACTTAAGTCTTAAATGACCTTAATTTAGCAAAGAAATGTAGCAGAAGAACTAGTCTGACTACAGGAGGAAATCGTTTTCTTTTTACTTGATCACTTCAAAGTTTTGATCAGTAAAAAAAGTAGTTTTTACATCTCAGTGTCAAAGATTAAAAGATAGTTAAACTGTTTGATTTTTGTCTGTAAACAAACTACTCTTGTGGTCAGTTAACCCCATTACAAACCCTCGGATAAAACTACTGCTGTTACTTGATAATTAATATGTTGCCCTCTGTTCAAACAGCTCCAGTTTTCCGAAGTCCTGGTTAAATGGAGACGGTTTTTTAACTTCCTGTCGGCGCAACAGGGAAAATCTCAAATGACGGTTTTAGAACAGAAACTGGAGCTGGAGCAGCTCAAGGTGATATGCAAGTTTATGCTCAAATGATGTcttcatgtcattttttttttagttatttttaaggTGTTCCAACCTTTATGGTTCTCAATAATGAACTGAGGTGTACTCTCATTGTAGGAAAGTTTGACTGAGCTGGGTGTTGGAGCCAAAGATGACATAGAGAATTGGTTTACCGGAGAGAAGCTGGGCCTGTCTGGGTAGGACAGTCACTCATTTGTTTACAATTAATCTCCTTTAACTGCACCTTACTAATTCTTCATCCAAGTTATTTCTAGTTTTACCTTTATTcagctttttctcttttggcTTTATATTCTCATGTCTTACTTCTAGAACAATTGATCTGTTGGACTGGAACAGTTTAATAAACGACACAACAAAGATTTCAAATCTGCTTATGGTGCCAAACCTTCAGGTGAGTCATCATCACATGACGTTTTAGTGGTTTGGAGGTGGGAGAAAAAACGACTGGATTTCAGCTGTTTGGTTTGAATGATCACAGGTATTGCTTCATCTCTTCGCTGTTTCTTATTCCCTGTGCAATACACAGATAAGCTGTTACCAGGCACTCCATGTTTGTTCAGCCATTTCCACTGAAGTGGAAAAAATTATCATGCTTGACTGAACGCAAACATAAAACACCCTTTGCCTTAATGCCTTCCCTACTACCTTTTGTTCAAAACCTTTACTGGCCTTACTAAAAAGAGAATCGGCTGTTTAATTCAGGCCAACTGCAAAGAATCTGCGGTGGGATTTTAGGAGAGCATCAAGTTAGTTACAGTTAAGATAATATGAACTTAGTAAAGGTAATCTATGCTATTTTATGTCTACTGTTGATAACAGAAATACAACTGTGTTCGACAATCAAATGTCTCTCCCTTTTTTGTACTTGTTCTGCTATTAATCTTGTTATTTCTTCTCAGTTGTGGCCTCCTTTGGTCACTTGTTGTCTTATCTCTCCATTTTCACTGTGTCACAGCATTACCTTCCACATTTTAGAAGCTTATAAAGCCAACAAATCCAAACTTTGGAGGCTTTTAAAGGCCAATGAAAAAGATGACTACCTTTTTCTGTTAATTATTATGAACTTTTAAAGTAGATAAAATGCTTCTTGTACATGGCTTTTCTAATTTAGGATTTATCTATAGCTATGTTATTAAATTTATGGTGTAATAAACGATTTAAAATGAGGAATAAAACTAGAAAAATGAAGTgccaacaacagcaacagctgTGTTTCTCACCTTGTCATAAAGTCTTTATTGCTTTGTGGCAACAAGTTAAATTGCCAACCTGGGGGAACATTATGCCTTCCCACCacaagcaaaaacattttaatgcattAGAATAGCATGTTTTGGGACTTGTTTTGGGAAGTGCTCATTTCGCATTGGCCATGTAGCCAGTATAATTGAGGGCAGCTGACAAATATAGGAAACGTTTCTGGCACCGATGTTGAACTCTTTCCTGCCAGTCACATGGAGATAAAATTTACGGCTTTATATTAATCATAAAGTCGATTAatatctttttgttttggttgcaTAGACCGGCCATCTGGAGCCTTTGCTGAATATATTTACCgaagaagaagagaggcagatgaagAGAATGCTGCAGAGAGTGGATATTCTGGCCAAGGTGAGGACACTAAGCAACCTGTACCTGCAAATAGTGTGGGCAACAATATAGGGATAGGACACGGTTTTATATGGTGCTTCATATTTTACTCTCtaattgtttttgtgcactCCAGCATGCTGTAGAGAACGGGGTGAGGCTAATGGTGGATGCCGAGCAGACGTACTTCCAACCAGCTATCAGTCGCCTGACCCTGGAAATGCAGAGGAAATTCAACAGAGAAAAGCCAGTCATTTTCAACACCTACCAGTGTTACCTCAAGGTGAAACTGCAGTTTTCTCAATGAAGCTGAACTCGACTGATAAACTAGTGTGTGTCGTGATGATTGTTGCTACTTACTAACCTATCGAAGCACACAGAGTATACCgatagtgtttttattttgcagtaTTTCTTTAATTATGCTTTAACAATGCTTTATTAGTTAAAGCAATGTTTTATAAGAAACAGGAAGTTTCTTTGCCAGAGTGCTTTCCAAACTGTGGCACATCagtttgtttattacacaaaaattAGTCCCAAATCTGCCAATActactgccagtttctcccTCAATAATCTGTCCATAAGTAATGAggtgaaatgtatttatatcTCAGCATCCAAGATCAAAATCTGTAAACTGGGTCTTAAGCAGTGTCCACAGATCTTAAGTCCAGTGGGAACAACTTCAACAGCTCCACAACCTCAGAAATACATAATTTCCTTGAGTCCTTAGCCTGGACCGAGGTACCACCAGAAAAATGTTTGTActtcatgaaaatgttttatctcTCATCCAAGCGGCTTCTTCATTCctaaaaccaaatggtggagagtgcCAGTTGTATAATCCCTAGTGTGGGTTGTCGTTTAAGATTATTAATCATGTGCCTCATCACATGAAACAAGGTctgagaaatacttttctttccaagcttatTGCACTAccgtgacctggatgactgagaacctacacagatagTGGCACCTGACCACAGAGAGTGCTGAAAGTGATCACCACAATCTTCATCTGAACTCTAAACTTTATGTGCAGTGTAAAGAGAACAAACAGGATCTGATAATTATGACACTTTTCTTGTGATTGTAGTGATGAGGAAGATATAACTACAAGTTAAGAGCTCTCCACATTTTTTCCTTAAATGATATggctttttatatatattaaaaaaacaaaagatattttGTGCACATTAATCATGCAATTTTGCATCTACCGATGTTACAATTAGCATAATTGTGGTTATTTTATGCTAGGTTTGGATGCCCTTTTAAGTTTGTGTTGTTAACGGCATTTAGGAAGCCTACGACAACGTGACCTTGGATGTTGAGCTGTCTCGGCGGGAGGGTTGGTACTTTGGTGCCAAACTCGTTCGCGGAGCCTACATGTACCAAGAGAGAGCCAGGGCGAAGGAAATTGGATATGAGGATCCAATAAACCCAGACTATGAGGCCACTAACAGGATGTATCATAAGTAAGTCTTGAATTTTTATCAAGCCGCTTGGTGATTCTGCTAGAAATTGCATAAATCCTAACCGTCTGTTCCACTGTTTGTTTAGGTGTTTGGAGTATGTGCTGGAGGAGATTGAACACAGCAGGAAAGCAAATGTCATGGTTGCAACTCACAATGAGGACACAGTGAAGTTCACCCTCGATAAGTACGTTTTGTCCTTGAGCACTTTACATGTGCAGAGACAAAACTCAGATTTAGTTTGAGCATGTACAAATACCCTAAAGCTTTCATTTCTGAAGGATTAACCCTAACAGTCTGAACTCATACTTGTATAACTGCTCAAAGTGAAATATTCCTTGTAAAGCCTCCAAAGCAGCTGTAGGGTTAACAGAGAGTGGTGGGATAGTATGTTCCACATCTGATTATGTAACAgtcctttaaaatgtgtttctctgttttttttgttttgttttttttccaggatgAATGAAATGGGCCTGTCACCCACTGagaataaagtttactttggaCAGCTGCTGGGGATGTGTGACCAGATCAGCTTCCCACTAGGTATGTTACACTCAGCACTAAAGTAAACTGCATGCTGCGAAATCACCGAGGCACATGTCATGTAGGCGTGTGGTCATGTGGTCAAAGACGTACCACTGAAGTGTTGTTCCCAGTGATGTCAATGCTACGATATCCAGGCAGTCACTGACCTTGTCTGAGGTCATGTTGACAGCAAACACTTTGTGTTGCCAGTGCCCTTCACTTAGTGTTAGAAAATGTCACGCTTGTCCTGTCATAGTAGTCTGAGGAGAAGTTTAATGCTACTCTTATTCCTGTGAATGATATTAATCATTGTACAAACACAACATAACATTTATCATCCAGGTTCTTTAACAGCTGCttcaactttatatttttagactgttgctgtttaagtcatttgtttgattttgcagATGATTAATCCCTCAATACAAAGGAGATATCTATATCTGAGAAACTCACTAAAAGAGGAGTCAGACCTCGGTGTCA
This Astatotilapia calliptera chromosome 7, fAstCal1.2, whole genome shotgun sequence DNA region includes the following protein-coding sequences:
- the prodha gene encoding proline dehydrogenase 1, mitochondrial, coding for MSYTKFVAPLVRANSGSIRKLRISPARCRSTVASTKTREEKEQQQQQKTNGCTVVEAAPVELISQSRKATKAPLSKTHIDFENTQEAYKSKGNIELLRSLLVFKLCTFDILVDKNKELMDLSRKLLGQWMFEKLMKMTFYGQFVAGEDHNSIKPLIRKNEAFGVGAVLDYSVEEDLTQEEAEKKEMDSCVSEAEKESPGADHREKKYKAHRQFGDRRGGVISARTYFYADEAKCDMQMETFINCIKASGGASNDGFSAIKMTALGRPQFLLQFSEVLVKWRRFFNFLSAQQGKSQMTVLEQKLELEQLKESLTELGVGAKDDIENWFTGEKLGLSGTIDLLDWNSLINDTTKISNLLMVPNLQTGHLEPLLNIFTEEEERQMKRMLQRVDILAKHAVENGVRLMVDAEQTYFQPAISRLTLEMQRKFNREKPVIFNTYQCYLKEAYDNVTLDVELSRREGWYFGAKLVRGAYMYQERARAKEIGYEDPINPDYEATNRMYHKCLEYVLEEIEHSRKANVMVATHNEDTVKFTLDKMNEMGLSPTENKVYFGQLLGMCDQISFPLGQAGFPVYKYVPYGPVNEVIPYLSRRAQENRGIMKRSQRERSLLWKELRRRLLAGQIIYKPVY